The following proteins are encoded in a genomic region of Candidatus Diapherotrites archaeon:
- a CDS encoding DUF192 domain-containing protein — MGRFKIVFALVTILFLVGCVDVLSPNPSPIPSVCTETRCFSVAIVDTPELREQGLMFRTHLGADKGMLFIFPLEERYTFWMKNTLIPLDMIWISRDGIIMDIQTAIPCERYPCTVYTPRGKALYVLEVNAGAAEEAGMRIGDTLILSGVPLTSG, encoded by the coding sequence ATGGGTCGATTCAAAATAGTGTTTGCATTGGTTACAATCCTGTTCCTCGTGGGATGCGTGGATGTCCTTTCCCCCAATCCCTCCCCCATTCCCTCAGTGTGCACGGAAACGCGGTGTTTTTCCGTGGCTATTGTCGACACCCCCGAGTTGCGCGAGCAGGGTTTGATGTTCCGCACCCATTTAGGAGCTGATAAGGGGATGCTCTTTATTTTTCCCCTGGAAGAAAGGTATACCTTCTGGATGAAAAACACTCTCATTCCTTTGGACATGATTTGGATCTCCCGGGATGGAATCATCATGGATATTCAAACCGCTATTCCCTGCGAGCGATACCCATGTACAGTGTATACCCCCCGGGGTAAGGCATTGTATGTGCTCGAGGTCAATGCTGGGGCGGCAGAGGAAGCGGGGATGAGGATTGGGGATACGCTTATTCTATCGGGTGTTCCGTTGACGTCGGGCTAG
- a CDS encoding winged helix-turn-helix transcriptional regulator, with protein sequence MADDATFHKALQLEVRNRIYTIIDSSPGLHFREIQRRANLAVGSLQYHLDYLQKYHIIRTQKEGKFVRYYAVRNTGMGEGDAGKKTMAFLRHASTRKILLFLLQEKRANNETIATHIALSPSTTSWHLDKLVKENVLSRVRDGRKTFFAIVDPILAQRLVVDYQKSFLDDAVDNFVEMIVTLSPPDDTPSPTSTEHPIE encoded by the coding sequence ATGGCCGACGACGCGACATTCCATAAAGCGCTGCAGCTGGAGGTGCGGAATAGGATCTACACCATCATCGATTCATCCCCCGGCCTGCATTTCAGAGAGATCCAGCGCCGCGCCAACCTGGCGGTGGGAAGCCTCCAATACCACTTGGATTATCTCCAAAAATACCACATCATCCGGACGCAAAAGGAAGGAAAGTTCGTCCGCTACTACGCGGTACGCAACACCGGCATGGGAGAAGGGGACGCGGGGAAGAAGACCATGGCTTTTCTCCGCCACGCCTCGACGCGGAAGATATTGCTGTTTCTGTTGCAAGAAAAACGCGCCAACAATGAAACGATTGCGACGCACATCGCTTTATCTCCGTCCACTACATCCTGGCACCTCGACAAATTGGTCAAGGAAAACGTTCTTTCCCGCGTCCGGGATGGAAGAAAAACCTTTTTCGCTATTGTGGACCCAATATTGGCCCAACGACTCGTGGTTGATTACCAAAAAAGTTTCCTGGATGACGCGGTAGACAACTTCGTGGAGATGATTGTCACCCTCTCCCCTCCTGATGACACGCCTAGCCCGACGTCAACGGAACACCCGATAGAATAA